In Halovulum dunhuangense, a genomic segment contains:
- a CDS encoding LysM peptidoglycan-binding domain-containing protein yields the protein MDEKETMPQAEAGASRSRARGRWLLLGVLAVAVAAGLGILRQLGDMAQGPRGTDVATTAAPAPAGQTPAAQPGSVAEPAPGPAAPQPEPEPQPGTGTETAAAGPAPVAGTTAEPETGTAAAEAEPEPEPEPEPRTAAAEEGDTEQAAPPPSIDITRIDATGNALVAGRAAPGSTVEIRSGETVLGTAETDARGEFVGFVEVETGTASGPQVITVATRDAEAETDSPAAPAGEALVILPAPPAEPAAEPQTAAEPETAAEPELAEPTAGPAAEEPAAPLVVAASDQGVRVVQPAEAGLVAGVTLDAISYDESGAVALSGRAAAGQALRIYANDAAVAAAQGDDAGQWQATITDLAAGRYTLRVDALAENGRVTSRAETPFERVFPADEAEAPLEEGAIRVTVQPGNSLWVLARDRYGQGVLYTQIFAANRDAIRDPDLIYPGQVFTLPAEDEFDR from the coding sequence CCGAAGCCGGCGCCTCGCGCAGCCGCGCAAGGGGGCGCTGGTTGCTGCTGGGCGTGCTTGCCGTGGCGGTCGCGGCGGGCCTTGGCATCCTGCGCCAGCTGGGCGACATGGCGCAGGGTCCGCGCGGCACGGATGTCGCGACGACCGCCGCGCCGGCACCTGCCGGGCAGACCCCCGCAGCCCAGCCGGGATCCGTGGCTGAACCGGCACCGGGGCCCGCAGCGCCGCAGCCAGAGCCAGAGCCGCAGCCGGGGACCGGGACGGAAACCGCTGCCGCCGGGCCGGCGCCCGTGGCCGGGACCACGGCAGAGCCGGAAACCGGGACCGCCGCCGCCGAAGCCGAACCCGAGCCAGAACCCGAGCCAGAGCCGCGGACCGCCGCCGCCGAAGAGGGCGACACCGAACAGGCCGCGCCCCCGCCCAGCATCGACATCACCCGCATCGACGCGACCGGCAACGCGCTGGTCGCGGGCCGCGCCGCGCCGGGCAGCACGGTCGAGATCCGCTCGGGCGAGACGGTGCTCGGCACCGCCGAGACCGATGCGCGGGGCGAGTTCGTGGGCTTCGTCGAGGTGGAGACCGGCACCGCCTCCGGGCCGCAGGTCATCACCGTCGCAACCCGCGACGCCGAGGCAGAGACGGACAGCCCGGCCGCCCCCGCGGGCGAGGCGCTGGTCATCCTGCCCGCGCCCCCTGCCGAGCCCGCCGCGGAACCCCAGACCGCCGCGGAACCCGAGACCGCCGCGGAACCCGAACTGGCCGAGCCGACCGCCGGGCCCGCGGCAGAGGAACCCGCCGCCCCGCTGGTCGTGGCCGCCAGCGATCAGGGCGTGCGCGTCGTGCAACCGGCCGAGGCCGGGCTGGTCGCGGGCGTCACGCTGGATGCCATCAGCTATGACGAGTCCGGGGCCGTGGCGCTGTCGGGCCGTGCCGCGGCGGGCCAGGCGCTGCGCATCTACGCCAACGATGCCGCCGTCGCCGCGGCCCAGGGCGACGATGCCGGCCAGTGGCAGGCCACGATCACCGATCTTGCCGCCGGGCGCTACACGCTGCGCGTCGATGCGCTGGCCGAGAATGGGCGCGTGACCAGCCGCGCCGAAACCCCCTTCGAGCGTGTCTTTCCCGCGGACGAGGCCGAGGCCCCGCTGGAAGAGGGCGCGATCCGCGTTACCGTGCAGCCGGGCAACTCGCTCTGGGTGCTGGCACGCGACCGCTACGGGCAGGGCGTGCTCTATACGCAGATCTTCGCGGCCAACCGCGACGCGATCCGCGATCCGGACCTGATCTATCCGGGGCAGGTGTTCACCCTGCCCGCGGAGGACGAGTTCGACCGCTGA